From Camelus ferus isolate YT-003-E chromosome 18, BCGSAC_Cfer_1.0, whole genome shotgun sequence, one genomic window encodes:
- the NLRC3 gene encoding NLR family CARD domain-containing protein 3 isoform X2, with protein MRTPRHRELRWPVQCHTANLRIQRHREALLNRTGGGPELGSPSPRLTSLLLVEGLTDLQLREHDFTQVEATRGGWCSSRTITLDRLFLPLSRVSIPPRISITIGVAGVGKTTLVRNFIHLWARGQVGKDFSLVLPLTFRDLNTHEKLSADRLVRSVFPHAGETGLASAALTKVLLVLDGLDECKTPLDFSNTVACTDPRKEIQVDHLITNIIRGNLFPEVSVWVTSRPSAAGQIPGGLVDRMTEIRGFNKEEIKMCLEQMFPEDPVLSGWVLSQVQADRALYLMCTVPAFCRLAGLALGHLHRSRLGLPDAELWPPRTLCELYSWYFRMALGGEVQEKGKASPRIEQLAQGGRKVVGTLGRLAFHGLVRKKYVFYEPDLKVFGVDLALLQTALCGCLLQREETLASSVTYYFTHLSLQEFVAAAYYYSASRRAIFDLFTEGGMSWPRLGFLTHFRSAAQRAMQVEDGRLDVFLRFLSGLLSPRVNALLAGSLLTQGEHQGYRAQVAELLQGCLRSDGAVCARAVNVLHCLHELQHTELTRSVEEAVESGALARLTSPPHCAALAYLLQMSDVRAQEASLPLCLSQGVLQSLLPQLLHCRSLRLDTNQFKDPVMELLGSVLSGKDCRIQRISLGENQISNKGAKALARSLLVNRSLTTLDLRSNSIGPQGAKALADALKINRTLSSLSLQSNMIRDDGARFMAEALAANRTLSVLHLQKNTIGPVGTRRMADALKQNRSLKELMFSSNSIGDGGAKALAEALKVNQGLESLDLQSNSISDSGVAALMGALCANQTLLSLNLRENSISSEGAQDLARALCANSTLKSLDLTANLLHDQGAQAIAVAVRENRALTALHLQWNFIQASAAKALGQALQLNTSLTSLDLQENAIGDEGASAVASALKANTALTALYLQVASIGALGAQALGEALAVNRTLEILDLRGNAIGVAGAKALANALKVNSSLRRLNLQENSLGMDGAICVATALSGNHGLQHINLQGNHIGESGARMITEAIKTNAPSCTVEM; from the exons ACTTAAGGATACAGAGGCACCGAGAGGCCCTGCTGAACAGGACAGGAGGTGGCCCAGAGCTGGGCAGCCCCTCACCCAGGCTGACCAGCCTACTGCTGGTGGAGGGCCTGACAGACCTGCAGCTGAGGGAACACGACTTCACGCAGGTGGAGGCCACACGTGGGGGCTGGTGCTCCAGCAGGACCATTACCCTGGACAGGctcttcctgcctctgtcacGGGTGTCCATCCCGCCCCGCATCTCCATCACCATCGGGGTGGCTGGTGTGGGCAAGACCACCCTGGTGAGGAACTTCATCCACCTCTGGGCCCGGGGACAGGTGGGCAAGGACTTCTCGCTGGTGCTGCCTCTGACCTTCCGAGATCTCAACACCCATGAGAAGCTGTCTGCAGACAGACTCGTCCGCTCCGTCTTCCCGCACGCTGGGGAGACTGGCCTGGCATCAGCAGCCCTAACCAAAGTCCTCCTGGTCCTGGATGGTCTGGATGAGTGTAAGACGCCCCTGGACTTCTCCAATACTGTGGCCTGCACAGACCCCAGGAAGGAAATCCAGGTGGACCACCTGATCACCAACATCATCCGGGGCAACCTCTTCCCGGAAGTATCCGTCTGGGTCACCTCCCGCCCCAGTGCAGCCGGCCAGATCCCGGGCGGCCTGGTGGACCGGATGACTGAGATCCGGGGCTTTAACAAGGAGGAGATCAAGATGTGCCTGGAGCAGATGTTCCCCGAGGACCCAGTCCTCTCGGGCTGGGTGCTGAGCCAGGTGCAGGCGGACAGGGCCCTGTACCTGATGTGCACTGTCCCAGCCTTCTGCCGTCTGGCGGGGTTGGCGCTGGGCCACCTGCACCGCAGCAGGTTGGGGCTGCCAGATGCGGAGCTGTGGCCTCCGAGGACCCTGTGTGAGCTCTACTCTTGGTACTTCAGGATGGCCCTCGGCGGGGAGGTGCAGGAGAAGGGCAAGGCGAGCCCCCGCATCGAGCAGCTGGCCCAGGGCGGCCGCAAAGTGGTTGGCACGCTAGGCCGACTGGCCTTCCACGGGCTGGTCAGGAAGAAGTACGTGTTCTACGAGCCAGACCTGAAGGTTTTCGGCGTGGACCTCGCCCTGCTGCAGACCGCCCTGTGCGGCTGCCTCCTGCAGCGGGAGGAGACCCTGGCCTCCTCAGTGACCTACTACTTCACGCACCTGTCCCTGCAGGAGTTCGTGGCGGCCGCGTACTACTACAGCGCGTCCAGGAGGGCCATCTTTGACCTCTTCACTGAGGGGGGCATGTCCTGGCCCCGGCTTGGCTTCCTCACGCACTTCAGGAGCGCTGCCCAGCGGGCCATGCAGGTCGAGGACGGGCGGCTCGATGTGTTCCTGCGCTTCCTCTCAGGCCTCTTGTCTCCGAGGGTCAACGCCCTGCTGGCTGGCTCCCTGTTGACCCAAGGCGAGCACCAGGGCTACCGGGCCCAGGTGGCTGAGCTCCTGCAGGGCTGCCTGCGCTCCGACGGGGCAGTCTGCGCCCGGGCGGTCAACGTCCTGCACTGCCTGCACGAGCTGCAGCACACGGAACTGACCCGCAGCGTGGAGGAGGCCGTGGAGAGCGGGGCCCTGGCCAGGCTGACCAGCCCCCCGCACTGCGCTGCCCTGGCCTACCTCCTGCAGATGTCTGATGTCCGTGCCCAGGAGGCCAGCTTGCCTCTGTGCCTCAGCCAGGGTGTCCTCCAGAGCCTGCTGCCCCAGCTACTCCACTGCCGGAGCCTGAG GCTGGACACCAACCAGTTCAAGGACCCTGTGATGGAGCTGCTGGGCAGCGTGCTGAGTGGGAAGGACTGTCGCATTCAAAGGATCAG CTTGGGTGAGAACCAGATCAGTAACAAAGGGGCTAAAGCTCTGGCCAGATCCCTCCTCGTCAACAGAAGTCTGACCACTCTGGA cCTCCGCAGTAACTCCATTGGACCTCAAGGGGCCAAGGCACTGGCAGATGCTCTGAAGATTAACCGCACTCTGTCCTCTCTGAG CCTCCAGAGCAACATGATCAGGGACGACGGTGCAAGGTTCATGGCAGAGGCCTTGGCCGCCAACCGGACCCTCTCCGTGCTGCA CCTGCAGAAGAACACCATTGGGCCAGTGGGAACCCGGCGGATGGCAGATGCCCTGAAGCAGAACAGGAGTCTGAAGGAGCTCAT GTTCTCCAGTAACAGCATTGGTGATGGAGGTGCCAAGGCCCTGGCGGAGGCCCTGAAGGTGAACCAGGGCCTGGAGAGCCTGGA cctgcAGAGCAATTCCATCAGTGACTCGGGAGTGGCGGCGCTGATGGGGGCCCTCTGCGCCAACCAGACCCTCCTCAGCCTCAA CCTTCGAGAAAACTCCATCAGCTCCGAGGGCGCCCAGGACCTGGCTCGCGCTCTCTGCGCCAACAGCACCCTGAAGAGCCTGGA CCTGACAGCCAACCTCCTCCACGACCAGGGCGCTCAGGCCATCGCGGTGGCAGTGAGAGAAAACCGCGCCCTCACGGCCCTTCA CCTGCAATGGAACTTCATCCAGGCCAGCGCCGCCAAGGCCCTGGGACAAGCACTACAGCTCAACACGAGCCTGACCAGCCTCGA TTTACAGGAGAACGCCATCGGGGATGAAGGCGCCTCTGCGGTGGCCAGTGCGCTGAAGGCAAACACTGCCCTCACTGCTCTCTA TCTCCAGGTGGCCTCCATTGGTGCCCTGGGGGCCCAGGCGCTCGGGGAGGCCCTGGCGGTGAACAGAACCTTGGAGATTCTCGA CTTAAGAGGAAACGCCATCGGAGTGGCTGGAGCCAAAGCCTTGGCAAATGCTCTGAAGGTCAACTCAAGTCTCCGAAGGCTCAA TCTTCAAGAGAATTCCTTGGGGATGGATGGGGCGATATGTGTTGCCACTGCACTGTCTGGAAACCACGGGCTCCAGCACATCAA TCTCCAGGGAAACCACATTGGGGAGTCTGGTGCCAGGATGATCACAGAGGCTATCAAGACAAATGCTCCCTCGTGCACTGTTGAAATGTGA
- the NLRC3 gene encoding NLR family CARD domain-containing protein 3 isoform X1, translated as MRKQEVQTGGEVGQGHGAGSPAEQVKALVDLLAGKGGQGSQAPQPPNRTPESPLKPHGNDLRIQRHREALLNRTGGGPELGSPSPRLTSLLLVEGLTDLQLREHDFTQVEATRGGWCSSRTITLDRLFLPLSRVSIPPRISITIGVAGVGKTTLVRNFIHLWARGQVGKDFSLVLPLTFRDLNTHEKLSADRLVRSVFPHAGETGLASAALTKVLLVLDGLDECKTPLDFSNTVACTDPRKEIQVDHLITNIIRGNLFPEVSVWVTSRPSAAGQIPGGLVDRMTEIRGFNKEEIKMCLEQMFPEDPVLSGWVLSQVQADRALYLMCTVPAFCRLAGLALGHLHRSRLGLPDAELWPPRTLCELYSWYFRMALGGEVQEKGKASPRIEQLAQGGRKVVGTLGRLAFHGLVRKKYVFYEPDLKVFGVDLALLQTALCGCLLQREETLASSVTYYFTHLSLQEFVAAAYYYSASRRAIFDLFTEGGMSWPRLGFLTHFRSAAQRAMQVEDGRLDVFLRFLSGLLSPRVNALLAGSLLTQGEHQGYRAQVAELLQGCLRSDGAVCARAVNVLHCLHELQHTELTRSVEEAVESGALARLTSPPHCAALAYLLQMSDVRAQEASLPLCLSQGVLQSLLPQLLHCRSLRLDTNQFKDPVMELLGSVLSGKDCRIQRISLGENQISNKGAKALARSLLVNRSLTTLDLRSNSIGPQGAKALADALKINRTLSSLSLQSNMIRDDGARFMAEALAANRTLSVLHLQKNTIGPVGTRRMADALKQNRSLKELMFSSNSIGDGGAKALAEALKVNQGLESLDLQSNSISDSGVAALMGALCANQTLLSLNLRENSISSEGAQDLARALCANSTLKSLDLTANLLHDQGAQAIAVAVRENRALTALHLQWNFIQASAAKALGQALQLNTSLTSLDLQENAIGDEGASAVASALKANTALTALYLQVASIGALGAQALGEALAVNRTLEILDLRGNAIGVAGAKALANALKVNSSLRRLNLQENSLGMDGAICVATALSGNHGLQHINLQGNHIGESGARMITEAIKTNAPSCTVEM; from the exons ATGAGGAAGCAGGAAGTGCAGACAGGCGGGGAGGTTGGCCAGGGCCATGGGGCCGGCTCCCCAGCTGAGCAGGTCAAAGCACTGGTGGACCTGCTGGCCGGCAAGGGTGGTCAGGGCTCCCAGGCCCCACAGCCCCCCAACAGGACACCAGAGTCCCCACTGAAGCCCCACGGCAATG ACTTAAGGATACAGAGGCACCGAGAGGCCCTGCTGAACAGGACAGGAGGTGGCCCAGAGCTGGGCAGCCCCTCACCCAGGCTGACCAGCCTACTGCTGGTGGAGGGCCTGACAGACCTGCAGCTGAGGGAACACGACTTCACGCAGGTGGAGGCCACACGTGGGGGCTGGTGCTCCAGCAGGACCATTACCCTGGACAGGctcttcctgcctctgtcacGGGTGTCCATCCCGCCCCGCATCTCCATCACCATCGGGGTGGCTGGTGTGGGCAAGACCACCCTGGTGAGGAACTTCATCCACCTCTGGGCCCGGGGACAGGTGGGCAAGGACTTCTCGCTGGTGCTGCCTCTGACCTTCCGAGATCTCAACACCCATGAGAAGCTGTCTGCAGACAGACTCGTCCGCTCCGTCTTCCCGCACGCTGGGGAGACTGGCCTGGCATCAGCAGCCCTAACCAAAGTCCTCCTGGTCCTGGATGGTCTGGATGAGTGTAAGACGCCCCTGGACTTCTCCAATACTGTGGCCTGCACAGACCCCAGGAAGGAAATCCAGGTGGACCACCTGATCACCAACATCATCCGGGGCAACCTCTTCCCGGAAGTATCCGTCTGGGTCACCTCCCGCCCCAGTGCAGCCGGCCAGATCCCGGGCGGCCTGGTGGACCGGATGACTGAGATCCGGGGCTTTAACAAGGAGGAGATCAAGATGTGCCTGGAGCAGATGTTCCCCGAGGACCCAGTCCTCTCGGGCTGGGTGCTGAGCCAGGTGCAGGCGGACAGGGCCCTGTACCTGATGTGCACTGTCCCAGCCTTCTGCCGTCTGGCGGGGTTGGCGCTGGGCCACCTGCACCGCAGCAGGTTGGGGCTGCCAGATGCGGAGCTGTGGCCTCCGAGGACCCTGTGTGAGCTCTACTCTTGGTACTTCAGGATGGCCCTCGGCGGGGAGGTGCAGGAGAAGGGCAAGGCGAGCCCCCGCATCGAGCAGCTGGCCCAGGGCGGCCGCAAAGTGGTTGGCACGCTAGGCCGACTGGCCTTCCACGGGCTGGTCAGGAAGAAGTACGTGTTCTACGAGCCAGACCTGAAGGTTTTCGGCGTGGACCTCGCCCTGCTGCAGACCGCCCTGTGCGGCTGCCTCCTGCAGCGGGAGGAGACCCTGGCCTCCTCAGTGACCTACTACTTCACGCACCTGTCCCTGCAGGAGTTCGTGGCGGCCGCGTACTACTACAGCGCGTCCAGGAGGGCCATCTTTGACCTCTTCACTGAGGGGGGCATGTCCTGGCCCCGGCTTGGCTTCCTCACGCACTTCAGGAGCGCTGCCCAGCGGGCCATGCAGGTCGAGGACGGGCGGCTCGATGTGTTCCTGCGCTTCCTCTCAGGCCTCTTGTCTCCGAGGGTCAACGCCCTGCTGGCTGGCTCCCTGTTGACCCAAGGCGAGCACCAGGGCTACCGGGCCCAGGTGGCTGAGCTCCTGCAGGGCTGCCTGCGCTCCGACGGGGCAGTCTGCGCCCGGGCGGTCAACGTCCTGCACTGCCTGCACGAGCTGCAGCACACGGAACTGACCCGCAGCGTGGAGGAGGCCGTGGAGAGCGGGGCCCTGGCCAGGCTGACCAGCCCCCCGCACTGCGCTGCCCTGGCCTACCTCCTGCAGATGTCTGATGTCCGTGCCCAGGAGGCCAGCTTGCCTCTGTGCCTCAGCCAGGGTGTCCTCCAGAGCCTGCTGCCCCAGCTACTCCACTGCCGGAGCCTGAG GCTGGACACCAACCAGTTCAAGGACCCTGTGATGGAGCTGCTGGGCAGCGTGCTGAGTGGGAAGGACTGTCGCATTCAAAGGATCAG CTTGGGTGAGAACCAGATCAGTAACAAAGGGGCTAAAGCTCTGGCCAGATCCCTCCTCGTCAACAGAAGTCTGACCACTCTGGA cCTCCGCAGTAACTCCATTGGACCTCAAGGGGCCAAGGCACTGGCAGATGCTCTGAAGATTAACCGCACTCTGTCCTCTCTGAG CCTCCAGAGCAACATGATCAGGGACGACGGTGCAAGGTTCATGGCAGAGGCCTTGGCCGCCAACCGGACCCTCTCCGTGCTGCA CCTGCAGAAGAACACCATTGGGCCAGTGGGAACCCGGCGGATGGCAGATGCCCTGAAGCAGAACAGGAGTCTGAAGGAGCTCAT GTTCTCCAGTAACAGCATTGGTGATGGAGGTGCCAAGGCCCTGGCGGAGGCCCTGAAGGTGAACCAGGGCCTGGAGAGCCTGGA cctgcAGAGCAATTCCATCAGTGACTCGGGAGTGGCGGCGCTGATGGGGGCCCTCTGCGCCAACCAGACCCTCCTCAGCCTCAA CCTTCGAGAAAACTCCATCAGCTCCGAGGGCGCCCAGGACCTGGCTCGCGCTCTCTGCGCCAACAGCACCCTGAAGAGCCTGGA CCTGACAGCCAACCTCCTCCACGACCAGGGCGCTCAGGCCATCGCGGTGGCAGTGAGAGAAAACCGCGCCCTCACGGCCCTTCA CCTGCAATGGAACTTCATCCAGGCCAGCGCCGCCAAGGCCCTGGGACAAGCACTACAGCTCAACACGAGCCTGACCAGCCTCGA TTTACAGGAGAACGCCATCGGGGATGAAGGCGCCTCTGCGGTGGCCAGTGCGCTGAAGGCAAACACTGCCCTCACTGCTCTCTA TCTCCAGGTGGCCTCCATTGGTGCCCTGGGGGCCCAGGCGCTCGGGGAGGCCCTGGCGGTGAACAGAACCTTGGAGATTCTCGA CTTAAGAGGAAACGCCATCGGAGTGGCTGGAGCCAAAGCCTTGGCAAATGCTCTGAAGGTCAACTCAAGTCTCCGAAGGCTCAA TCTTCAAGAGAATTCCTTGGGGATGGATGGGGCGATATGTGTTGCCACTGCACTGTCTGGAAACCACGGGCTCCAGCACATCAA TCTCCAGGGAAACCACATTGGGGAGTCTGGTGCCAGGATGATCACAGAGGCTATCAAGACAAATGCTCCCTCGTGCACTGTTGAAATGTGA